One segment of Pseudanabaena sp. PCC 6802 DNA contains the following:
- a CDS encoding molybdopterin oxidoreductase family protein — protein MGDSFKTLCPYCGVGCGLEVSPPAESGKGVSRDEEGTPVWRVRGDRAHPSSEGMVCVKGATIAESLHKSRLLHPMMRDSLDEPFRQVSWDEALNCIVARIQTVRFTQGADAICMYGSGQFQTQDYYVAQKLLKGCLGTNNFDANSRLCMSSAVAGYTQSFGTDGPPCCYEDLDLTDCAFLIGTNTAECHPIIFNRFRKNHKKNHNVKLIVVDPRCTETAQVADLHLAIKPGTDIDLLNGIAHILMRDGHIETLFMDECTQGFNDYAQVISHYDPEIVAQTCGISVSDLEKAAQYWAKSQRVLSLWSMGINQSSEGTAKVRTLINLHLMTAQIGKPGAGPFSLTGQPNAMGGREAGGLSHILPGYRLVKNPVHRAEVEELWGLPPGRISAKPGLTVWDMILGLETGDVGFVWISATNPVVSMPDLERTKAALLRSPFTVYQDAYYPTETAEFAHVLLPAAQWSEKTGMMTNSERRVTLCPQFRQPPGEARPDWEVFAEVGRRLGFADRFKFTDAAQVFAEFTEFTRDRPCDQTGITYERLSQEGPLQWPCSDKNIHSPDETSRLYTDLHFNTPDGRARFAAYHSRGLAEPPDPNYPFVLTVGRLYGHWHTQTRTGRIAKIQKMHPAPFIEVHPRDAKTVGIADGEWVEVRSRRGKLRLPAVVTKNIAPGTVFVPMHWGALWADDAEANVLTHAEACPDSKQPELKACAVQLVPLKTAAVQSTSTDSQMELTVLKTPS, from the coding sequence ATGGGTGATTCTTTCAAGACATTGTGTCCTTATTGTGGTGTTGGGTGTGGACTGGAAGTATCTCCACCTGCTGAATCTGGTAAGGGAGTAAGCCGAGATGAAGAAGGAACGCCAGTCTGGCGGGTAAGGGGCGATCGCGCTCACCCCTCTAGTGAAGGGATGGTTTGCGTAAAAGGGGCAACCATTGCTGAATCTCTGCACAAGAGCCGCCTTCTACATCCCATGATGAGAGATTCCCTAGATGAACCATTTCGACAAGTCAGTTGGGATGAAGCTCTCAATTGTATTGTGGCACGCATTCAAACCGTGCGATTTACACAAGGAGCAGATGCCATTTGCATGTACGGGTCGGGACAATTTCAAACCCAAGATTACTATGTCGCGCAAAAGCTTTTAAAAGGCTGTTTGGGTACTAACAACTTTGATGCCAACTCCAGACTTTGCATGTCGTCTGCTGTGGCGGGTTATACTCAAAGCTTTGGCACAGATGGCCCGCCCTGCTGCTACGAAGACTTAGACCTCACTGACTGTGCGTTTTTAATTGGCACCAATACCGCTGAGTGTCATCCCATTATTTTCAATCGCTTCCGCAAGAACCACAAGAAAAATCACAACGTTAAGCTCATTGTAGTCGATCCGCGTTGCACTGAAACAGCTCAAGTTGCCGACCTGCACTTAGCCATCAAACCAGGTACAGATATCGATCTCCTGAATGGTATTGCCCATATTCTGATGCGAGATGGACATATTGAGACCCTCTTTATGGATGAATGTACTCAAGGGTTTAACGATTACGCCCAAGTCATCTCGCACTACGATCCGGAAATTGTGGCGCAGACATGCGGTATTTCCGTTAGCGATCTAGAGAAGGCAGCGCAGTATTGGGCAAAATCGCAAAGGGTGCTTTCGCTCTGGTCGATGGGAATTAATCAGTCCTCCGAAGGTACAGCTAAGGTACGTACCCTGATTAACTTGCACCTGATGACCGCCCAAATTGGTAAACCTGGGGCTGGGCCATTTTCGCTAACAGGACAACCTAATGCTATGGGCGGTCGGGAAGCTGGCGGTCTCTCCCACATTTTGCCCGGTTATCGACTGGTCAAAAATCCCGTACATCGTGCTGAGGTGGAAGAACTATGGGGACTTCCTCCTGGCAGAATTTCAGCTAAACCCGGACTTACCGTTTGGGATATGATTTTAGGATTGGAAACTGGAGATGTAGGTTTCGTTTGGATTTCAGCTACCAATCCGGTTGTGAGCATGCCTGATTTGGAACGGACAAAAGCAGCTTTATTGCGATCTCCATTTACAGTTTACCAGGACGCTTACTATCCTACTGAGACAGCAGAATTCGCCCATGTCTTGTTACCAGCGGCACAATGGAGTGAAAAAACAGGGATGATGACCAATTCCGAACGGAGGGTCACGTTATGCCCTCAGTTTCGGCAACCTCCCGGCGAAGCTCGTCCCGATTGGGAAGTTTTTGCTGAGGTCGGTCGCCGTTTGGGATTTGCGGATCGGTTTAAATTTACCGACGCAGCCCAGGTTTTTGCTGAATTTACCGAATTCACTCGCGATCGCCCTTGCGATCAAACTGGAATTACCTACGAGCGTTTAAGTCAAGAAGGCCCCCTCCAGTGGCCGTGTTCTGACAAAAACATCCACAGCCCAGATGAAACCTCTCGACTATATACCGATCTCCACTTTAATACGCCCGATGGCCGCGCTAGATTTGCGGCGTATCATTCGCGGGGATTGGCCGAACCTCCCGACCCCAATTACCCTTTTGTGCTTACTGTAGGGCGTTTGTACGGACACTGGCACACTCAAACGCGGACAGGTCGGATTGCCAAAATCCAAAAAATGCATCCAGCCCCTTTTATTGAGGTACATCCCCGCGATGCTAAAACAGTTGGCATTGCAGATGGAGAATGGGTGGAAGTGCGATCGCGTAGGGGCAAGTTACGTTTACCTGCGGTTGTGACCAAAAACATCGCACCAGGCACTGTATTTGTGCCCATGCATTGGGGTGCGCTGTGGGCAGATGATGCTGAAGCTAACGTACTGACTCATGCGGAAGCCTGCCCTGATTCCAAACAACCCGAACTCAAAGCCTGCGCAGTACAGCTTGTTCCACTTAAAACCGCTGCGGTTCAATCCACATCGACTGACTCTCAGATGGAATTAACTGTCTTAAAAACTCCATCCTGA
- a CDS encoding nitrate ABC transporter ATP-binding protein (This model describes the ATP binding subunits of ATP-binding cassette (ABC) transporters for nitrate transport, or for bicarbonate transport, in bacteria and archaea.), whose amino-acid sequence MNPSCALPTKPTFLEIDHIDRVFPTKQGDYIAIKDVYLKVEEGEFVCIVGHSGCGKSTILNILAGLDRASAGGIVLDGKEVHDPGPDRMVVFQNHSLLPWLTVRQNIALGVNRVFKHLRKPERARIVEEHIQIVGLSHAADKYPREISGGMKQRVGIARALALRPRLLLLDEPFGALDALTRGRLQEKLMEICNQYRISAVMITHDVDEALLLSDRIVLMTNGPSANVGKILEVDMPRPRQRMDVVNHPSYYRIRSEVVEFLDRQKKVKAERTKRQQVAAISRGNIEKTNLAIGFIPLTDCAPFAIALEKGIFAKHGLEVALTRESSWNSIAEGIREGRLDAAQMVTGMPLALTMGLGNQPPLPTIASLTLSRNGNAITLSKFLYEAGVRDLATLKQFIDRNKDKKPLTFGMVHPASMHNLMLRHWLASGGIDPNRDVEIIVIPPPQMVSNLIAGNIAGYCVGEPWNSRAVQEENAGFIVATDLDIWPNHPEKVLGVREDWAEQYPNTHLALVKALLEACQFCQSGDNRDEALGVISQPQYLNLHPLFVRPGFAGPLRTGRGKSLYLTNFNQFLLDNMPRMDEQTWILAQMARWGIAPFPESYQELLNRVVQPSVYRQAAEDLEIPIAPASMAPITLADGSTFDPTAPVQAIAHAKFSQFAANTQLVENGVL is encoded by the coding sequence ATGAATCCCTCTTGCGCTCTTCCTACTAAGCCCACATTTCTGGAGATCGATCACATCGATCGCGTATTTCCCACCAAACAAGGAGATTACATCGCCATTAAAGATGTGTACCTCAAAGTTGAAGAGGGTGAGTTTGTTTGTATCGTCGGGCACTCCGGCTGCGGTAAATCTACGATTTTGAATATTCTGGCGGGTTTGGATCGCGCCTCTGCGGGTGGTATCGTACTGGATGGGAAAGAAGTACACGATCCCGGCCCGGATCGGATGGTGGTATTTCAGAACCATTCCCTTTTGCCCTGGCTAACGGTACGCCAGAATATTGCCCTCGGCGTTAATCGCGTCTTCAAACACCTGCGCAAACCCGAACGTGCCCGCATTGTCGAAGAGCATATCCAAATTGTGGGTCTGAGTCATGCCGCCGACAAATATCCTCGCGAGATTTCGGGTGGGATGAAACAACGGGTAGGGATCGCCAGGGCTTTAGCGCTTCGTCCCAGGCTGCTGCTGCTCGACGAACCGTTTGGCGCGCTCGATGCCCTCACGCGCGGTCGCCTGCAAGAGAAGCTGATGGAAATTTGCAACCAGTATCGCATCTCGGCGGTGATGATTACCCACGATGTCGATGAAGCGTTGTTACTGAGCGATCGCATTGTCCTCATGACTAATGGGCCATCTGCCAATGTCGGCAAGATTCTCGAAGTGGATATGCCTCGCCCGCGCCAGCGCATGGATGTGGTTAACCATCCCAGCTACTATCGCATCAGAAGCGAAGTGGTGGAATTTTTAGATCGGCAAAAGAAAGTCAAAGCCGAGCGTACCAAGCGGCAGCAGGTGGCAGCAATTTCGCGCGGCAATATCGAAAAGACCAATCTGGCGATTGGTTTTATTCCACTCACCGACTGCGCCCCGTTTGCGATCGCGCTGGAAAAGGGCATATTCGCCAAACACGGTCTTGAAGTAGCGCTGACCAGGGAAAGTAGCTGGAATAGTATTGCTGAAGGTATTAGAGAAGGTCGATTGGATGCAGCTCAAATGGTAACGGGTATGCCATTGGCTTTGACCATGGGGCTTGGCAATCAGCCACCATTACCAACCATTGCCTCCCTCACGCTCAGCCGTAACGGTAATGCGATTACTCTCAGCAAGTTCCTTTACGAAGCAGGAGTTCGCGATCTAGCTACTCTGAAGCAATTCATAGATCGAAATAAAGACAAAAAACCACTAACATTTGGGATGGTGCACCCAGCTTCAATGCACAATCTGATGTTGCGTCATTGGTTAGCGAGTGGAGGAATCGATCCTAACCGGGATGTAGAGATTATCGTCATCCCACCACCGCAGATGGTATCAAATTTGATCGCTGGTAATATTGCGGGTTATTGCGTAGGAGAGCCGTGGAACTCCCGTGCTGTTCAGGAAGAAAATGCTGGATTTATAGTTGCTACAGATCTTGACATTTGGCCGAACCATCCGGAAAAAGTACTGGGAGTGAGAGAGGATTGGGCAGAGCAGTACCCCAACACGCACTTAGCCTTAGTCAAGGCTTTATTGGAAGCTTGCCAGTTCTGCCAGTCTGGGGATAATCGCGATGAGGCTTTGGGTGTGATTTCCCAGCCTCAATATCTTAACCTTCACCCCCTATTTGTGCGCCCAGGATTTGCAGGGCCATTACGTACTGGTAGAGGTAAATCTTTGTATCTCACGAATTTCAATCAATTCTTATTAGATAACATGCCTCGCATGGACGAGCAGACCTGGATACTTGCTCAAATGGCTCGTTGGGGAATAGCTCCTTTCCCTGAAAGCTATCAAGAGCTACTCAATAGAGTCGTGCAACCCAGTGTCTATCGACAGGCTGCTGAGGACTTGGAAATTCCCATTGCCCCTGCTTCTATGGCTCCGATTACATTAGCTGACGGTAGCACGTTCGATCCCACCGCTCCAGTTCAAGCCATAGCTCATGCCAAGTTCTCTCAGTTCGCAGCGAATACCCAGTTAGTCGAGAATGGCGTTTTATAG
- a CDS encoding ABC transporter ATP-binding protein, translating into MQTLNLANRTQRKNRDPFLAIDGVSKIYPTPKGPYPVLQDINLTIYEGEFICVIGHSGCGKTTLLNMVAGFNKPTTGEICLKSKPITRPGPDRMVVFQNYSLLPWLTALENVYLAVKKVYPRKSRQEKMQIAKQNLEMVGLTEAMNKKPKQLSGGMKQRVSIARALSIRPEVLILDEPFGALDPITREELQEELLKIWQEHRVTALMITHEIDEALFLADRIVMMTNGPAATLGEVLEVPFARPRDRKAIMDDPRFYTLRNYILDFLYHRFALDDEAD; encoded by the coding sequence ATGCAAACTCTCAATCTGGCCAATCGCACTCAGAGAAAGAACCGAGATCCTTTCCTCGCTATTGATGGTGTTTCCAAAATTTACCCGACACCCAAAGGTCCTTACCCGGTCTTGCAAGATATCAATCTCACAATTTATGAGGGTGAATTTATCTGCGTGATCGGTCACTCTGGCTGCGGTAAAACTACTTTACTCAACATGGTCGCTGGATTTAATAAACCAACGACAGGTGAAATCTGCTTAAAATCCAAGCCCATCACCAGGCCAGGCCCCGATCGCATGGTCGTTTTTCAAAACTACTCTTTGCTACCCTGGTTAACTGCGCTGGAAAACGTTTACCTTGCCGTGAAAAAGGTTTACCCCCGCAAGTCCAGGCAGGAAAAAATGCAGATTGCCAAGCAGAACTTGGAAATGGTCGGATTGACGGAGGCAATGAATAAGAAGCCCAAACAACTGTCGGGTGGGATGAAGCAAAGAGTCTCGATCGCTCGCGCCCTTTCCATCCGACCGGAAGTTCTGATTTTAGACGAACCATTTGGCGCGCTCGACCCCATCACCCGCGAAGAACTGCAAGAAGAGTTACTCAAAATTTGGCAAGAACATCGCGTGACGGCACTGATGATTACCCATGAAATTGACGAAGCGCTCTTTCTCGCCGATCGCATCGTGATGATGACCAATGGCCCTGCCGCAACATTGGGAGAGGTATTAGAGGTGCCCTTTGCGCGTCCGCGCGATCGCAAAGCCATCATGGACGATCCTCGCTTCTATACCCTCAGAAACTATATTCTTGACTTCCTCTATCATCGTTTTGCCCTTGACGACGAAGCTGATTAG